From Tripterygium wilfordii isolate XIE 37 chromosome 13, ASM1340144v1, whole genome shotgun sequence, the proteins below share one genomic window:
- the LOC120013676 gene encoding uncharacterized protein LOC120013676, with product MSPAAVDKRSPPSSKLQKPPVDVFFGSNGQDSTKASDSIQFDCSNSGFSSREGFVASGRCRPRLVKLRKSSHARLRNLSGETGSGLNPFRATNGSLNSAGNCENGLSNGFSCNQNESFLFSGTMENEGRVESGKFENAGFVFGAKQCEVAVNKDCESSQTSGEISGFPVPGDKQKANADNQGDFQKVDDVGLVFAATGNASGVKLEAKAESGERGGWGLKSGDNGDVSTFNLNFEVSHQNVEKISSGGVDYVFGANQREFASSSNSRKTDSMTTVGDSALNFVFGASWFNSESNLKGEERKLSENSIGLASDDKEKVKGESDVGSHILRASAVQCSSNGTCSWDEGHPDGIFVFGSGSKQRFNSEEGLLQKCPNESNSHGVILGNDIDMTKAHSGNFESSINNKCKVEFDSSDSLTSNPSSIAFFKLADEMKKLNINDSSNVNCADSKEPSSCSKTSFIFDSKNVASSIYNINTPAASHSENSEGFKSLDGGKFPQGERDKDDKLNGDAAPSIPSPIGLDCQSKGSVSEASSADAVESKKDEVSSTCNPEGFGATFPDFETPKWDPCSLKASLFSEVITKLQSSTKIRSLRDRKSKKKRGKLKQPHQCKHQPEQDPLPKEGDVEGNQNSPGYSPMDFSPYKESLGAEQFSREASLTSKGSSMVENNCVDSISPSAFPAHRENEDEAVAENKLDIDVGSQKCEEPSEGGLDHHSGGCCASDCASEDFLSEVETKYSNSTLEQACNSCGAGVKSSQDGYSLNMEGKQGNCALQFCFASGLSDRDKKTYSFSASSSVKSNLSARKHQRRNMNRRKVHSKQFVSTPTSDDKCQEGNFSTSQSNEQNKSEAEEGLKQRLASTTEAIEKACDAWRLRGNQAYENGDLSIAENFYTYGIISVPSNETLECRIEPLVLCYSNRAATRISLGRIREALRDCMMAMSLDPNFTKVQMRAANCHLVLGEVEDALLFFGKCLESGAEVCLDRRITIEAADGLQKAQKVAEFTDRAAELLKQRTSDAAATALDIISEALSISQYSEKLLEMKAESLCLLRKYEEVIQLCEQTLHVAEKHFVSAGNLEQSTNVAGSGCKSYSVARLWRWHWISKAYFFMGRFEMAIKLLAKLEEVGSIRDGSRRSKILESLFSLAATIRELSCHKQAGNEAFQSGRYTEAVEQYTAALSSHVQSRPFAAICFCNRAAAHQALDQIADAIADSSLAIALDENYSKAVSRRATLHEMIRDHGQAATDLRRVITVLRNQPKEKVIGSGTAGKSTGKVKELRQAHRRLVLLEEEAKKGIPLDLYLVLGVKPSNTAADIKKAYRKAALRHHPDKAGQFLPRSELGDEGWLWKEIAQDIYKDADRLFKMIGEAYAVLSDPAKRSEYDFEEERRKAAKESNRSSVYRKTSDDHGFPFERSTYRRNRHDNWRNYGN from the exons ATGTCGCCGGCGGCGGTGGATAAGCGATCTCCGCCGTCCTCTAAACTCCAAAAGCCTCCTGTTGACGTATTTTTCGGTTCCAATGGTCAAGACAGTACGAAGGCAAGTGATTCGATTCAGTTCGATTGCAGCAATAGTGGTTTCTCCTCCCGGGAGGGGTTTGTGGCATCGGGTCGGTGTCGTCCTAGGCTGGTGAAACTGAGGAAATCGTCGCACGCGAGGCTGAGAAATTTATCAGGTGAGACGGGGTCGGGTTTAAATCCATTTCGAGCAACAAACGGTTCTCTAAACAGCGCTGGTAATTGTGAAAATGGTTTATCAAATGGTTTTAGTTGTAATCAGAACGAGTCCTTTTTGTTTAGTGGCACTATGGAAAATGAGGGTAGAGTGGAGTCCGGGAAGTTTGAAAATGCGGGTTTTGTGTTTGGAGCTAAACAGTGTGAGGTAGCTGTTAATAAGGATTGTGAGAGTTCGCAGACTAGTGGTGAAATTTCTGGATTTCCAGTTCCTGGTGATAAGCAGAAGGCGAACGCAGATAACCAAGGGGATTTCCAGAAAGTTGATGATGTGGGGCTTGTTTTTGCTGCTACTGGCAATGCTTCAGGGGTCAAACTAGAGGCTAAAGCTGAGAGTGGGGAGCGTGGTGGTTGGGGTTTGAAGTCTGGTGATAATGGAGATGTTTCCACTTTCAATTTGAATTTCGAGGTGTCGCATCAAAATGTGGAAAAAATCAGTTCTGGCGGGGTTGACTATGTTTTTGGCGCTAACCAGAGGGAGTTTGCATCGAGTTCAAATTCCCGTAAGACTGATTCCATGACAACAGTGGGGGATTCtgctttgaattttgtttttggtgctaGCTGGTTCAATTCAGAGTCAAATTTGAAAGGGGAAGAACGAAAATTGAGTGAGAACTCTATTGGATTAGCTTCTGATGATAAGGAGAAAGTAAAAGGGGAAAGTGATGTGGGATCTCACATCTTGAGAGCTAGTGCTGTTCAATGTAGTTCTAATGGAACTTGCAGCTGGGATGAAGGTCATCCTGATGGTATTTTTGTATTTGGCAGTGGCAGTAAGCAGCGGTTCAATTCCGAAGAAGGCTTGTTACAGAAATGCCCCAATGAGAGTAATTCTCATGGTGTAATTCTCGGAAATGACATTGACATGACAAAGGCTCACAGTGGTAATTTTGAATCTAGTATTAACAATAAGTGTAAAGTTGAATTTGACAGTAGTGATAGTTTAACTAGTAATCCAAGCTCAATTGCTTTTTTTAAACTTGCTGATGAAATGAAAAAACTAAACATCAATGATTCCAGCAATGTCAACTGTGCTGACAGTAAGGAACCTTCTTCCTGTTCCAAAACTTCATTTATATTTGATAGCAAGAACGTGGCTTCAAGTATTTATAACATTAATACACCAGCTGCTTCTCATAGTGAAAATTCAGAAGGTTTCAAGAGTTTGGATGGAGGAAAATTCCCCcaaggtgaaagagataaggaTGATAAACTGAATGGAGATGCTGCACCGTCAATTCCCTCGCCTATTGGTCTTGACTGTCAATCTAAGGGCAGTGTTTCTGAAGCGAGTTCCGCAGATGCAGTTGAAAGTAAAAAAGATGAGGTTAGTTCTACTTGCAACCCAGAGGGATTTGGGGCAACCTTTCCAGATTTCGAAACCCCAAAATGGGATCCTTGTTCTTTAAAAGCAAGTTTATTTTCTGAAGTAATTACAAAATTGCAATCCAGTACAAAGATTAGATCACTGAGGGatagaaaatcaaagaaaaagaggggaaaGTTGAAGCAACCTCACCAATGTAAGCACCAACCAGAACAAGATCCTTTGCCAAAAGAAGGCGATGTGGAAGGAAATCAGAACTCCCCAGGGTATTCGCCCATGGATTTTTCTCCTTACAAGGAAAGCTTAGGGGCTGAGCAATTTTCAAGGGAAGCCTCTTTGACATCAAAAGGTTCCTCCATGGTAGAAAATAATTGTGTGGATTCTATCTCCCCTTCAGCTTTTCCTGCTCATCGAGAAAATGAAGATGAGGCCGTTGCAGAAAATAAATTAGATATTGATGTAGGTAGTCAGAAATGCGAGGAGCCAAGTGAGGGGGGTTTGGATCATCATTCAGGAGGATGTTGTGCCAGTGATTGTGCTTCTGAAGATTTTCTTTCTGAAGTTGAAACTAAGTACTCTAATTCCACGCTTGAGCAAGCTTGCAATAGCTGTGGTGCTGGTGTTAAGTCTTCTCAGGATGGATACAGCTTGAACATGGAGGGGAAACAAGGAAACTGTGCATTGCAGTTCTGTTTTGCTTCTGGTTTATCAGATAGAGACAAGAAAACCTATTCCTTTTCTGCATCTTCCTCTGTCAAAAGTAACTTATCAGCAAGGAAGCATCAGCGTAGAAATATGAATAGGAGGAAAGTCCATTCCAAACAATTTGTTAGTACTCCAACTTCTGATGACAAG TGTCAAGAAGGGAATTTTTCGACTTCTCAAAGCAATGAACAGAATAAATCTGAAGCGGAAGAAGGGTTGAAACAGAGATTAGCCTCGACCACAGAAGCAATTGAGAAAGCCTGTGATGCTTGGCGACTCAG GGGAAACCAGGCATATGAAAATGGGGATTTGTCTATAGCTGAGAATTTCTACACGTATGGAATAATTTCAGTCCCTTCTAATGAGACGTTAGAATGTCGCATTGAGCCTCTAGTGCTCTGTTATAGTAATCGTGCTGCTACACGGATATCTCTTGGAAGGATTAGGGAAGCTTTGAGGGACTGCATGATGGCTATGTCACTGGATCCGAATTTTACCAAAGTCCAAATGAGAGCAGCAAA TTGCCATCTTGTGCTGGGAGAAGTTGAAGATGCATTGCTcttttttggtaagtgtttggaaTCAGGAGCTGAAGTATGCTTGGATCGGAGAATCACAATAGAAGCTGCTGATGGCCTCCAAAAGGCACAG AAAGTGGCCGAGTTTACAGATCGGGCTGCTGAGCTCTTGAAACAAAGGACATCGGATGCAGCCGCAACTGCTTTAGATATAATCTCTGAGGCATTATCAATTAGTCAATACTCGGAAAAGTTACTTGAAATGAAAGCGGAGTCTCTGTGTCTG TTACGGAAGTATGAAGAGGTGATTCAGCTATGCGAGCAGACTCTTCATGTTGCTGAAAAGCATTTTGTGTCTGCTGGCAATTTAGAACAGTCCACAAATGTGGCTGGTTCAGGATGTAAAAGCTACTCAGTTGCAAGGCTGTGGAGGTGGCATTGGATATCAAAGGCCTACTTTTTCATGGGAAGGTTTGAAATGGCTATCAAATTACTTGCAAAGCTAGAAGAAGTTGGATCCATCAGAGATGG GTCGAGGAGGAGTAAGATTTTGGAATCACTATTTTCATTAGCTGCCACCATTCGTGAACTTTCATGTCATAAG caagcAGGGAATGAAGCCTTTCAATCAGGAAGATATACAGAAGCAGTGGAGCAATATACTGCTGCTTTATCAAGCCATGTTCAATCACGCCCTTTTGCAGCAATCTGCTTCTGCAACCGTGCTGCTGCACACCAAGCTTTGGACCAGATTGCTGATGCCATTGCTGATTCCAGTCTAGCCATAGCCCTCGATGAAAATTACTCCAAG GCGGTTTCAAGAAGAGCCACCCTGCATGAGATGATTAGAGACCATGGACAAGCGGCTACTGATCTCCGCAGAGTGATAACCGTACTTAGAAATCAACCTAAGGAAAAGGTTATAGGATCTGGTACAGCAGGTAAATCGACTGGTAAAGTTAAAGAACTAAGGCAAGCTCATCGCCGTCTGGTCTTGTTGGAAGAGGAGGCCAAAAAAGGAATCCCATTGGATTTATACCTCGTACT GGGAGTGAAACCGTCCAACACTGCAGCAGATATAAAGAAGGCTTATAGGAAAGCAGCACTCCGACATCACCCAGATAAG GCTGGTCAGTTCCTGCCAAGAAGTGAGCTTGGAGATGAGGGGTGGCTCTGGAAGGAAATTGC